ATGCTTTAGTTTCTCTTGTAGCTAAAGTTGATTTGTAAATTTTAAACTACAGCATACATTTGATCTATTTCTCCTTGAAGTGTATAATTAAATTTGAGGTTAAACTTTGAGCGAACTTCACATCTAGTCACAAAACCAGCACAAGCAAGACATTAGTGCAAAGGGGAAGGTGTCAGTTGTACATAATGAGGACTCTTCCCCTCACTGCATGATGCAATAAAATGATTTTCAGATTCAAAGTTCAAGTGGACTATGATGAGAAAAAGCAAGATTTTCTTCTCCCGAATTTAGGACAAATTTCCAGAAGATCAAAATGAAAGCAACCTCAGTTAAAGTAGTCAAAAAAGTCAAACCCAACTTTGGAAAGCTGATACGTAATTCCAAAATTCATCATGCTATAAAGACAGCATTCTCAAAAGAGCCCcaaacaaactgcaaaacaaaaTTGGCATTTAAGTTGAAATTGGCCAAGTGCTGCATAGAAATATGCTCACACACAACAGTCATGTTTAAGCCAGTGCATAGAGAAGATAAAAGCACTTATGGTAGTTGCAAATGTTAACAAGTCCATACAACTTGTACAGTTTAGCAATGAGTCCATAGAAAGAGAATAGAGtaagagtagaaatgctgaagcaaaacaaaaaaaatatgacCTTCCAAGTGTATAAAATCCACATAACAGTTATAGTAGAAAGACATCAGTGGAAAATACTTAACTCAGTTCCAAACACCCAACAGGCAAATAAGACCAGAATAGACAAGCCTTTGGCAGACGACTTTAACAGTCTAAATATGGCATTACATTTCTAAATAACCCACAAAATATATTATATGGCATATTCATATTAAATACTGGGTAACCAGCTCTACAGATCTGATGCTAACAATGCTTTAGCCAATGAGAGCAAGATGGAGCAAGCTAAGGGAACGCTGGTGTATCACAACAGTGCTAAAGGAAAATACCATCACCAAGTCGTGCTTCAAAAACAGTACTGTGGGACTCCACACTATCATCTATGGAGCAAAACAAAGCTCTCTAGTTTTTCAGGGATGTGCCCTGTGTAGTATATGTTATGATTCACTATTACACGAGCAGCAAGACACTGCAACGTAGTATGATTTATGGGCTGGATTAAATTTTTTGCTATCTCCTTTTCATCCAGCAAATCACTAGCAGTTTGTTTATGCAAGTTGGTGGCATCAAAGTGTGAACCTGACTTGATAAGAAGATTCATAATGTCTGGATGGTTGTTCAGCGCAGCAATGTGTAATGGACTGTTGTTATCAGAGTCTCTGACATTTACATCAGCACCACATTCCACCAGGATAGCCGTAACTTGCAGAGAGGGGAATTTACAAACTGGGTAACGACCCACACATGTAGTATTATTGTCAACAGCAAGGTGAAGGGGACTAAAGTTGTTCTTTCCTCTAGGCTGAAGCTTAAGAAACTTGTAAATAGTCTGTTTCTTAAAATGCTCCTGTTCTGAGCTGCAAGGTACTTTCTCCAACAagcaaattaaatgcaaaatgatAGAAAGGGCTTTGTTCAGCTGTATTGGATCAGGAGGACACTGGGTTTGTTTCATGGCCCGTTCTATTTCAAGAACACTTTTGCACAGTATACCCATAAGATCATCAAATGTGACAGTAGTGCCTAGCAGGCCTTTTGCCCTATCCTGCAGCATGAAGGAGAAAAGTTCAGCAAATGATAGTAAACTGCTGGCTGTCATAGGGCTCAGTGGATCAAGattgctctgctgcatgtccaaAGCATATTTCCATAAGTTGATGCAACGCTTGAAGTTTCCAGAGTCTGCATAGACAGCACCTCTGTATCTAATATAGTAGGATGTATCTGGGTGAGAAGGGCCAAGAATACGTTCTCTAATTAATAGTGCTTGCATTCTCATTTCATCAGGGTCTGCAATAAGATTTTCTAGCTCTTCTCTGCTGTTTACCTCTTTAGCATAATCATACGCCATAATTAGTGTTTGTGGCACAGGTTTGCTCAGGATATTAGTCCTATCACTGTATCTCATTTCCATAGCTCGCTTCCAGTATTTCAAAGCACCAAGTAGGTCTCTCTTTTTGTCCACAAAGGTTGCTCCTAGAAGTTCCAGAGCATTTATGCGCTCAGCCTTACTGGTCTGTACATGCTGGGTCAGAAAGTCCACAATATTTGTGTGGCCTGTCACACTAGCTGACAGAAGGGGAGTCATTCCATACCcatctttttccatttttgcaCAATACTTGAGAAGCATCTTCATGATCTCTAAACTTCCAGATTCTGCACAGTCATGTAATGCAGTGTTTCCtgcaagaaaagaaacacaattaCACAAATTGGAATCAAATTATGGTCCAACTCCCACCacactaacagaaaaaaaagttaaaatacccAAACATTAATAGTTAAAAAATAGCTGTTTTGACATCTATGGACTATGAAAGGCTTGGATGACAAAGTAAGATATTCAAGATCAGATTAAATATCAAGTCTGACAGGCAGTTATACAAATCAAAACCTCTTTAATTCTTTCAGGCAATAATATCAAGCATTTTAAGGACCTTTTTGTCtcattatgtaaaaaaaaaaaaaaaagtaaaattgaaTTCTCCACTACATAAAAGCACAGGAGCAAGCAAAAAGTCAGTCAAGGGGGAAGACGACCAGCTTGGCTGAACAGAGAACTCCTCGTGGAGCTCAAGAAGAAATTGCACACTCTCTGGAAGGGAGGTCAGGCTTTTCATTAATATTACAGAGCTGTGGTTCATTTATGCAGGGAGAAGACAAAAAAGGACAAAGCTCAGAGTTGAAACTGGCCAGTGTTGTGTCAGACAACAAGGAAAGGCTTTTTAAGTACCTTAACAGCAAGAAGAGGCCTAAAGAAAACTTCAGACTGATACTTGTTGAAGATGGCCACACGACTAATAGGGATGGAGAAAAAACAGAGGCATTTAGtgcttttttgcctcagtctttaataatacAGAAAGACCCTGGGCCACCTGGTCCCCTAAGTTAGAGGACCATCACTGTGGGAGAGGTGACTTTCCATTCATGAACACTGAATTTGTAAGGGACCAGCTATGTCAGCTAAATGTTCACAAgtccatggggcctgatgggattcatcccatGATACTGAAGGGGCTAGTGGATGTTACAGCAGGACCCCTcttgttagggaatagactgccttagcttattgaattatttggtatagtGCTTCTTATAAAACTTATTTAACATAGAATTCACTTAGCgtaagtttgcttagcataacttctgcaagctgtgaacctttgGACTTTCTGCTTCATTAAGTAAAAAGGCCACAGAGtcgtcaagctgcaagataaaggGAGCTGTGTCTTTGGAGATAAATAAGTGAACAGAACAGCATCAAACAAAAGAATGTTTTGGCAGTTACCACAAACtcattttctccagctgcagcaaCGGAACTgcaactgaaggtcagaactTTGTCAGTCAACCTGACAAAAAGGAAGAGACCCAATGAAGAACAGGGGGACCCCAGACTCCAATTTTGCAATTGGCACGGAGTGATGCACAGAGGGTGGGGACTTGGGTAAAACTGACCAAGTTTTTTCTGGTGAGCATCCCTCTTGAGGAGGAACCCAGCTCAAGCTGCTCTAAGTTCTACCTTGCAAATCAGTATTTATTTTAGAAgcatttctggaatccatgcctgagtctctgctacaggaaacctagaGAAAAATAACTTCTCTAAGACTCTCAGTCATTTACGAAAGGTCTTGGGAGGTCTGCACTGACTGGAAGCTGACCTATGTTACTCCAGTTTATAAGAAGGGCATCTGGGAAgccccaggaaactacagacctgttagtctaacctcagtgctTAGAAAAAATATTGAGATCATACTGGGTGTTGTTGAAAGGCATTAAAAGGACGatgcaatcatcaggcacagtcaGCATGGGCTCACAAAGTGAAAGTCCTGTTTAACTAATTTGATATCCTACTAGGATAAGGTCACCAGTCTAGTGAATGAAGGGAAGGCAGTGGATGTAATTTTTAgcttttctggattttagtaaggcttttgatactgtccttcacagcatcctttggacaagttgtccagctgtgggatgagtggGTTCAGAAGCttggtgaagaactggctgaagggcagaGCTCAAAAGGCTGTAGCAAACAGGGCTACATCTTGTTGGTGACCAGTCACCAGCAGTGTTCCTCATGGCTCAGTCCTACAGAAAGTGCTATTCATTTTACTTGTCAATTATCTAGACACTTGAATGCACCcctagcaagtttgctgatgccatcaaactgggaggtgctgttgactctcttgAGGGACAAGATTTCTTGCAAAGGAATCTAAGTAGATT
The Patagioenas fasciata isolate bPatFas1 chromosome Z, bPatFas1.hap1, whole genome shotgun sequence DNA segment above includes these coding regions:
- the FEM1C gene encoding protein fem-1 homolog C, producing MDLKTAVFNAARDGKLRLLSKLLASKTREEVALLMSEKTNGATPLLMAARYGHLDMVEYLLDHCSASIEVGGSVNFDGETIEGAPPLWAASAAGHLKVVQCLLDHGASVNNTTLTNSTPLRAACFDGHLEIVKYLVEHKADLEVSNRHGHTCLMISCYKGHKEIAQYLLEKGADVNRKSVKGNTALHDCAESGSLEIMKMLLKYCAKMEKDGYGMTPLLSASVTGHTNIVDFLTQHVQTSKAERINALELLGATFVDKKRDLLGALKYWKRAMEMRYSDRTNILSKPVPQTLIMAYDYAKEVNSREELENLIADPDEMRMQALLIRERILGPSHPDTSYYIRYRGAVYADSGNFKRCINLWKYALDMQQSNLDPLSPMTASSLLSFAELFSFMLQDRAKGLLGTTVTFDDLMGILCKSVLEIERAMKQTQCPPDPIQLNKALSIILHLICLLEKVPCSSEQEHFKKQTIYKFLKLQPRGKNNFSPLHLAVDNNTTCVGRYPVCKFPSLQVTAILVECGADVNVRDSDNNSPLHIAALNNHPDIMNLLIKSGSHFDATNLHKQTASDLLDEKEIAKNLIQPINHTTLQCLAARVIVNHNIYYTGHIPEKLESFVLLHR